The genomic window TGGAACGTCGCTCCCGTGTCTGGATGCGATACGGCGCGCGGACGATGGTTCTCGGTGCCGCGGTCCTGCTCGCGTACTGGGCCAAGTTCTACGGAAAGACTCGCCCGACGCCGATTGACGGAAGGTGGCGCGTCGAGTCCGTTGTGGCGAAGGGCCGTCCGGCGTCAGCCACGGTGCTGGACTCGGCTGCTACGATCTACTTCGAGCCGGAGTTCGCGTACAGAGCGGTGCTGCGGACCCCGAACGGTTTTCGGGAAGCGAGGTTCGACGTCGATGCGAAGAAGGGGCACCTGCGCATCCGTAAGTCGTACTGGAATCCGGGGCGCGTGCTGTTCGACGGCCGCTACTACCTGGAGGGAACCCGGATGCGTCTGGAGGACGCCAGGTCGGTTCTCTTGCTGTCGCGCGCACCCCGCTAGCCCGGCTCATCCCCGCGCACCACGGAGGCTCCGTGAAGTCCAATCACATCGTGCTGCTGACGCTCCTCTTTGTAGCGGCAACTCTTGGCGCATGGCTGGTCGGCAACCGTGGCGCATCATGGGAAGAGTTGGATACGGTGTCCGGTGTGTTCGTGAACGTAGCCGTTCTGGCGGGGGCTGTTGCGGCGATGGTGAAGTTCCACCTGTTCAACCTGTTCGGCCATCGGTGGAGATCCGATCTCGAATGCAAGCACTTCGAGCTTCCTGATGGCGATGTGGTGTTCACGGCGGATTACACGATCACCAACACCGGGCAACGCCCACTGTTTCTCTCCAAGGTAACCATCAGGCTGCTGCCGGCGGTCCGCGACGGGGTACAGGTGAAGGCCGACCTAGAGAACTGCCTGGCCGAGAGGGTGATGAATCCAACGCAGTCGACGCTGAAGGGGCTTTTTCAGGTCGAGCCGGGTGAGAGAGCGATATTCCCGCTGCGCTGCATCCTGCCGTCGCTCGACTCGGTCGTGTTCGTCCAGTGCGGCTTCGAGCTTCCGCACAGGCGCGTCCCCGCCGCGTTCCTCGGCTTCTACGTCAAAGTCCCGCCGGTGCAGGCGAACAAACCGCCGAGTGTTGGAGGGCCGGCCAGCCTCCCGCAACCGGGCGGGTAGCGAGGCGGCTGTCGCTGCGGTGGAATCGCAGGTTCTTAACTGACCCACTTTCGATCACCCTGCTCGATCCAGATACCTCGCGAGCTGAGTAACGGCTCCTGCTCCTGGCCAGTCGAGGTATGGCCGCCTCATCCTTGCATCACTCACCGAGCGCGGCGATTCCGTGCGGCTGATCAGCCCACGGCCGATGACCACAAGCGAGCGGAGGACGTATGAACGCGAAATCGGACGCTGACGAGCTGCGCGAAGAGTACGAGTTCACCCCTGAGCAACTGAGCCAGGGGGTGCGTGGAAAGTACGCTGAACGTTGCGCGCAGGGCACCAACCTCGTTCCTTTGGACCCTGATGTAGCCGAGATCTTCCCTGACGCCGCGGCTGTCAACCAAGCCCTCAGGGCTCTGGCCGGCATCATCAAGGAACGGTCTCGTTCCGCTGCGTAGAATCGCGTAACACGCGGGATCGATTCTTCTGCTGACGCGTGCACTGCGATTGCCGGCGGCCAGCACGACCACGTTGCACGCCATCAACATCCCCGAATGGCCTCCGCATTCTCGCACGCCGCCGCCGCGCTCGCGCTGGGAACCGCATTCTGGCGCCCGGCCGTGCCCGCCCGCTTCTGGATCCTGGGGGCGGCGTGCGCCGTACTGCCAGACCTGGACGTGATCGCCTTTCGGTTCGGCATTCCGTACGAGCACGTGCTCGGGCACCGCGGCCTGTCGCACTCGTTGTTCTTTGCGGCGCTGCTTGCGGCCGTCGTCGTGGCGCTGTTCTTCCCGCGCGAGCGCCAGCGAGGGAGGCTGTGGCTCTTCTTCTTCCTCGCGACTGCCTCTCATGCCTTTCTCGATGCGCTGACCACGGGCGGGTTGGGGGTGGCCTTCTTCGCGCCCCTGGAGAACAGCCGCTACTTCTTTCCGTGGCGCCCCATTGAGGTCTCGCCGCTTAGCATCAGCCGCTTCTTTACCGTACGCGGGCTGGCGGTGCTGCGGAGCGAGTTCGTCTGGGTCTGGTTGCCTTCGCTCGTATTCGCGGGGGTCGTTCTGGCGTGGCGCCGAGCGAAGCACCCATCGTCGTTCGGCCGCCCTGCCTGAAGCAGCAGAGTGCGAGGCGCTCTCGCGCTCACCCAGCAGAGAGATCAATGACAAAAGCCGAGTTTGTCGCCCGGTTCAGCAAATTGCTCACGGATCTGCATGCGGTTCGTGGCTCCCTGCACCTGGAGGATGCGAAGCGTAGGGGGAGCGACTGGGACCAGGCCGGCACAAAGCAGGGTGCGCAGCTCGCCGCCTACTTCTGGGACCGATTCGACCGGGAGACGAGTGAGTATCTGCTCGTGCGAATCCGCGAGTACGTCAACGATGCGATCTTCTGCCGCGAGGCACAGGAGCTGAAGCCCGATCCCGAGCACGCGAACTGCCGCCCTATCGTCACCATCGACGAACACGGCTCACCCATGTGTGAGATGAAGCAGTGACGTGCGTCGAGTCGTCACGCGCCGAATCTGCTGGCGCAAAGGGGACCTGCGTGCGAATGCGACTCGAGGCTTGGTGTGCAGCGCGAATCGCCGGATCTCTGACCATCCATAAAGTGTGCGTTCCGTCCGTTGGGCGGCGATAAATGTCAGTCACGCGTGTCCATCCTTCCACCGGTGCATCCCATGGCGAGCGAATATCCAGGCGGCCGCAAGTTCGACGTGCAGCAGGCCCACAGCGCCGGCATCCGCTACAAGGAGCATGCGCTCCCGGAAGGCGTCCTGCAGGACGATATCGTGGTGGAGACCGACAACCGGAAGAAGTACCTCAAGGCGTCGCTCACCCACGAGCGGGCGCGGGCGACCGTCACCGAGGCGGAGTCGAACGGTGCGGTACGCAGCGCCGAAGAGACGCTCGCGAGTCTGGCCCAGGAGCGCATCCTCGGCTCCAACGACATGCGCGACATCAACTACCTGGAGCTCGCGATCGCGGTCGCGCGCGCCATCTGCCGCATCCGGATCGGGTCCGCCGCGGGTACGGGGGTGCTGGTGGGGCCGCGTCTGCTGATGACCAACAACCACGTGCTGCGCTCAGCCGAGGACGCGCTGGCCGCCGAGGCCCAGTTCGACTACCAGGAGAACGGTTCGGGAGACCTGCTTCCGGTGCAGCCGTTCCGCCTGGACCCCGCCGCTTTCTTCGTGACCGACAAGGCGCTCGATTTCACGATCGTCGCGGTCGCCGAAGCGTCGACCAAGGGCCAGCCGATCTCGCGCTATCCGTGGATTCAGCTCATCCCTACTCTTGGCAAGGCTGAAAAGGGCGATCCGCTCAACATCATCCAGCATCCGCGGGGCGGCCTGAAGCAGATCGCCCTTCGCAACAACGACGTGATCGACATCCCCACGGGCAAGCCGGACTTCCTGTACTACACGACGGATACCGAGCCAGGCTCGTCGGGATCGCCCTGCTTCAACGACCAGTGGGAGCTGATCGCCCTTCACCACTCCGGCGTTCCCAGCATCGAGGGCGGGGTGATCCGCCGGACGGACGGGAACCCCTGGGACGAGGACCGGGACGATCCGGCGCTCATCAAGTGGATCGCGAACGAGGGAGCACGCGTCTCAGCCATCGTCAGCGCGCTCAAGTCGGCCAGTATTCGGCCTGAGTCTCGCGGCCTGCTGGATCTTGCGTTGAACACGGCGCCGCCCAACCCCATCGAGCTTGCGCGCACGACGGGCTCCCCTTCACCGTCACAGCACAACGTCCAGGAAGGTGCCGCCGTGAGCAACACAGGCAACGTTTCGTTCACCGTTCCGCTGAACATCACCGTTTCCCTCGGTGCGCCACAGGCTCCGGTCGTGGCCGCCACCGCCGCTCCGGCGCCCGCCGAGCCAGCACGAGCCGTCACCCAACCCGCGGCTCCCTTTGCCGAAGCGCTGGTGGTGGATCCCGACTGGTCGACGCGAAAGGGCTACGACCGCGCTTTCCTGGGGATCGAAGTGCCGCTTCCGGCGCTGTCGGCGGAGATGAAGAAGAAGTCGGTGGAGGTTCCGGCCGAGTACCGGGTGGACGGCGATGAGCACGTCCTGGCCTACCATCACTTTTCGCTGGCGATGAACGCCGATCGCCGTTTCGCCTGGTACAGCGCGGCGAACATCGACGGCGAGCGCAGGCCCGCGCTGCCGAAGCGCAAGGACGATCGGTGGCGTATCGATTCGCGAATCGACAATCCCAGGGCCCCGCGCTTCCAGTGCGGCGAAGACCTGTACGCGGCCAAGAACACCGATCGGGGCCATCTCACGCGCTACCTGGACGTGGCGTGGGGGACCGAAGCGGAAGCATTGCACGCGCTGGCCGATACCTTTCACTTCAGCAACTGCTGCCTGCAGCTCGCTGGCTTCAACCAGACGACGGCCCGGTGGCAGGGGATCGAGCAGTTCCTGCTGGAACGGAACGCCGCAAAGCACAAAAGGCGGATGACCGTAATCACCGGTCCGATCTTCAAGCGTTCCGACCCCAAGTACCAGAACGAGGAGATGACGGCTCCGGTCCGCATTCCGATGGAGTTCTGGAAGGTGTGTGCGCTGATTCGTGAAAATGGCTCGCTGTCCGCCACCGCGTTCATCCTCAACCAGGAAGACATCACGGAGCTCCCCGGATTCGAGGCGTTCCTCAACGTCAAGGAAGTGCAGACGACGATTGCTGAGGTCGAAAAGCGTACCGGGCTCACGTTCCCCGTCCTTCGCGCCCACGACCATCTGAAAGCCGGCGGCGCTGCCGGTACGCTCGAGATCGACGGCCAGGCGACCATTCCGCTCAGATCGTTCGACGATATCCAGTTTGACGATGACGATTGAGCCGGGTGACTCAGCGTCTCGCGCAGTGCTCTCAAGGAGGCGGTCATGCTGCTGCCAGATCAGGTAGTCCTGGAGCTCGTGGTGCGGGACGTCGACGTCAACGAGTTCGCACCGCTATTCTCGCGGCTCCATGCGGACGGTGTGACGTTCACCACCCTCGCCACCGCCCAAGCACGGTGCGCGGACTGGCTGGAGCGCTTCACGGAGCTCGATAACGCCACGCGGAGCGAGACCGGAGATCCGGCCGTGCCGCGCACCCCCGAGGTCATGCGGCACCGGCTGGTCTCGTTCGAACTCGACCCGGAGGCGTGCTTCCTCGCCCTCGACGGTGAGCGCTGGATTGGGTACACGCTGCTGGACCCGAAACTCAGCCGTGACGGCCGGCTGGAACAGGGGTGGACGGGCGTCTGCAAGGAGCACCGGCAACGGGGGATCGGAACGGCGCTCAAGCTGCTCGGTGTCGAGTACGCGCGTGCGCACGGCTACCGAGCGATCGTGACGGCGCCGCGCCGGCAGAACGTGGCGAGCTTCACCATGAGCACTCACCTCGGCTTCCGCCCTGACAATACAGCCGAGTGACGATGTGGCTCGCGGCGCTTCTGCCACGGGCGCGCCATATTCTGCAAGCGTCGTCGCGCGCTGAACCCGCGCTTCGCTGGCACACGCGTTGCCGCCGCTCCCGGTCATGCTGATCTCGTACGTCCTTCCACTGCGCTCCGGTACGGCGCTGCACGGCGGCGGGCTCACCGCGTACCTGCGGTGGCTCTCGGCGCATGCGGAGGTGCTGGTGGTCGATGGGTCGGACGCGGAAGTTTTTGCCGCGCACGCCGCGCAGTGGGGATTGTTCGTCCGGCACCTT from Longimicrobium sp. includes these protein-coding regions:
- a CDS encoding DNA/RNA non-specific endonuclease produces the protein MASEYPGGRKFDVQQAHSAGIRYKEHALPEGVLQDDIVVETDNRKKYLKASLTHERARATVTEAESNGAVRSAEETLASLAQERILGSNDMRDINYLELAIAVARAICRIRIGSAAGTGVLVGPRLLMTNNHVLRSAEDALAAEAQFDYQENGSGDLLPVQPFRLDPAAFFVTDKALDFTIVAVAEASTKGQPISRYPWIQLIPTLGKAEKGDPLNIIQHPRGGLKQIALRNNDVIDIPTGKPDFLYYTTDTEPGSSGSPCFNDQWELIALHHSGVPSIEGGVIRRTDGNPWDEDRDDPALIKWIANEGARVSAIVSALKSASIRPESRGLLDLALNTAPPNPIELARTTGSPSPSQHNVQEGAAVSNTGNVSFTVPLNITVSLGAPQAPVVAATAAPAPAEPARAVTQPAAPFAEALVVDPDWSTRKGYDRAFLGIEVPLPALSAEMKKKSVEVPAEYRVDGDEHVLAYHHFSLAMNADRRFAWYSAANIDGERRPALPKRKDDRWRIDSRIDNPRAPRFQCGEDLYAAKNTDRGHLTRYLDVAWGTEAEALHALADTFHFSNCCLQLAGFNQTTARWQGIEQFLLERNAAKHKRRMTVITGPIFKRSDPKYQNEEMTAPVRIPMEFWKVCALIRENGSLSATAFILNQEDITELPGFEAFLNVKEVQTTIAEVEKRTGLTFPVLRAHDHLKAGGAAGTLEIDGQATIPLRSFDDIQFDDDD
- a CDS encoding metal-dependent hydrolase, whose translation is MASAFSHAAAALALGTAFWRPAVPARFWILGAACAVLPDLDVIAFRFGIPYEHVLGHRGLSHSLFFAALLAAVVVALFFPRERQRGRLWLFFFLATASHAFLDALTTGGLGVAFFAPLENSRYFFPWRPIEVSPLSISRFFTVRGLAVLRSEFVWVWLPSLVFAGVVLAWRRAKHPSSFGRPA
- a CDS encoding GNAT family N-acetyltransferase; protein product: MLLPDQVVLELVVRDVDVNEFAPLFSRLHADGVTFTTLATAQARCADWLERFTELDNATRSETGDPAVPRTPEVMRHRLVSFELDPEACFLALDGERWIGYTLLDPKLSRDGRLEQGWTGVCKEHRQRGIGTALKLLGVEYARAHGYRAIVTAPRRQNVASFTMSTHLGFRPDNTAE